The following are encoded together in the Candidatus Krumholzibacteriia bacterium genome:
- a CDS encoding DUF2911 domain-containing protein, producing MRSSRILPTAVAAAVAVMTQAAGAADLKLPRPSQKAQLMQTVGLTDVTITYSRPGVKGRVIWGGLVPYDAVWRTGANEATSISFSTDVKVNAQPLKAGTYSLHTLPTATEWTVIFNTIADQWGSYSYNDSADALRIKVKPQPHEFVEWMQFSFPDIAVEKATIALDWEKLRVPFEIQVSTIDHALASARAAMAALAPDDQQTAYRSASFAFQNDVALDEARQWVDKSIAIKETWLNLRLKADMLAKAGKTADAIQFGERAIAKGKTDAPADVVMTMEKQVAEWKAKK from the coding sequence ATGAGATCTTCGCGCATCCTGCCAACAGCCGTCGCCGCGGCCGTGGCCGTCATGACCCAGGCCGCCGGCGCCGCCGACCTCAAGCTGCCGCGCCCGAGCCAGAAGGCGCAGCTCATGCAGACTGTCGGCCTCACGGATGTCACGATCACCTACAGCCGCCCCGGCGTGAAGGGGCGCGTCATCTGGGGCGGGCTCGTCCCGTACGATGCGGTGTGGCGGACGGGCGCCAATGAGGCCACGAGCATCAGCTTCTCCACGGACGTGAAGGTGAACGCGCAGCCGCTCAAGGCCGGGACTTACAGTCTGCACACCCTTCCCACGGCGACCGAGTGGACGGTGATCTTCAACACCATTGCCGATCAGTGGGGGAGCTACAGCTACAATGATAGCGCCGACGCGCTACGGATCAAGGTCAAACCCCAGCCCCACGAGTTCGTGGAGTGGATGCAGTTCAGTTTTCCGGACATCGCGGTGGAGAAGGCTACGATCGCTCTCGACTGGGAGAAGCTCCGGGTTCCCTTCGAGATCCAAGTGAGCACGATCGACCATGCTCTGGCCAGCGCCCGCGCCGCCATGGCCGCGCTGGCTCCGGACGATCAGCAGACGGCGTATCGCTCGGCGAGCTTCGCCTTCCAGAACGATGTCGCTCTCGACGAAGCCCGGCAGTGGGTCGACAAGTCCATCGCCATCAAGGAGACCTGGCTCAACCTGCGCCTGAAGGCGGACATGCTGGCGAAGGCGGGCAAGACGGCCGATGCCATCCAGTTCGGGGAGCGGGCGATCGCGAAGGGCAAGACGGACGCACCTGCGGATGTGGTCATGACCATGGAGAAGCAGGTCGCGGAGTGGAAGGCGAAGAAGTGA